In Asterias rubens chromosome 2, eAstRub1.3, whole genome shotgun sequence, the sequence AGAGTCACTGCTCCTTTATTCCCAAAAacacctttttggttaaaatgcgTAATAAAGTGTGAAGCTCTTTTAAACTTGTCcgttttccgacgtccttgagctctgtacgtgtgttgcatttatttttatgactgagacagtttccagatatgcattcgtgcgcgtagtagatatgcatctaaacgtattcgcaaacaaccggttataaacagctcgagctggtcattatcaaccatatAAACACCACCACGTGACGCGATCTCCGAcaataggaaaagcgaaactCTCTAAGGTATTATATTTATGAGTTTAATtgcaaaaggtggtcgcgttttgttatatttttgccgaTAATCCAGAGTAAATAAATGGTATCAAACCTATGCAAGCTCAACGATAGGCCTACACACAATCTGAGCGTTTTACTTACAGTAACATTTATTCTCCAGATTCTTGAGCTGTTTAATTTTGGCCCTTCAATACAAAAGTGGTTTCAAGTGTTGTACAATGGTGCAAAAGCCTCTGTATTGATAAATGGTTTCTTGTCAGAATCTTTTCAAACTGAGAGGGGTTGCCGGCAAGGTGACGGCTTAAGCCCATTTGTTCCTTTTGTGTGCAAAAATTCTAGGCAGACAAAAGGAACTAGTTGTTCCTTTTGTGTGCCGAAATTCTAGGCAAAATGGTTCGCAGGGACAACACTTTGAAAGGTGTTACAGTTGATGGCTCCGAACAAAGGCTTTCTCAATATGCAGACGACACCGTGTTTATGTTTATTCTAGACATGGTTTATTTTGCTTGTATGTCGGGCCTTAAGGTTAATATTAGTAAAAACCAATGCAGTTTGGATTGGTGGTAATAAGGGCCGTCAAAAAGGTGTTTGTCCTGATATTGATGTTCACTGGGTCCTTCCCCAAGAAAGTTTTAGAGCTCAAGGTATTGTATTTTCTACCAACTTGGACAATatgatcatagagcaaggaacagaaggagTTACAACTCCAGTCTTAATCCCCGAAGCTCAAATTAATCCGATTAGTGCTGCATCCACCTCCAGTGGAAACACTATGGATGTGAACCGCAGCGCCTGTAAAAGGCTGTACACATTCCGACTGCAGCGAGCTCTTTGTACCCCATGTGTGTTACCGCCTTTCGTTGCCGTCGCTGGTATCACGTCGTTTTCCATTCATAATTATTGGAGTGGTAAAGTAGCAACACACAAGTTCAACGCGTGCGCAGTAAACAATGTCACCTACGTTGCATGCGCACAATGCTACATTAGAAAATGTAGACTTTGAGCTTTTGACTGAATTTTGAAGCAAACAAATCGGCCTTTCCTGTAATGAATTATGACATTTTGTTAGGTTTTGCTGATCgggaaaattatgaaatatgtggtattgattgttttatcatGAAAAGAATTTCGGTGGTCTCCGGccgttgaaaacaaattgagattgtttgcaaacgcttttcctAGCGGGGTATAAGATTTGACCGGTAGACACAATAAGACACAAACTTAAAAAGGGGAATATAAaatggccttttttttttcttttttcttttatgctttgagggaattttgttttagcattatttttatttcaaccttttataaaaattctcataatatttttaagctactcacacaataacactgtcaatataacaaaatgcgaTATTCCTACTTTTTGACATCATCgaaattacctgaaaactcataacaaaaagaaattagggggccatgaatcaaaatggagcatattggaacattgcgatcataagaaacaaaggagtcgacacccgcaagctgTGAGTTCATAGTGCCCGGGATTTTacacctccaacccccacgagacacggcatgggcggtacgtgatattccacaaggcttatttcacgttccgattgctccacgccgtggggccatacaagcgtccgttacactgactctctgaatgctaatctttcgttcgatttttgaccattatttacgatttcaaatcgtcacgtatccataatctgaataggtagtctatacttaaaatttcactgttttccttttaataggcctataatgaccacggaattactctttgagcaaagattatgTAAAATAGAGCGCCGATCATATTGACATTTGACTCgatctagtttgaatagtcatctttGTTTCGTCGAGTTTTGTTTATTACGAACTgtcgcttgagggcgctataataGGCGACCGTTTTCCGATAAACGCATCAGTAACTGTATTTCTCGATAGCTTTACTGATATAAAAGGTTATCTAAACTGCTTAAATTTGTACAGATACTGCTTTTGGGTgagtgtttaaaatgttttccttaTTTGTTTAGGGGATTACCGTTTTGATTAACTGAACTGTATGCTGTCTATTATTGCTGAACTGTTACTGATCTGCTAGTTGTATCCGGTCACAGAAGTAAGTTAATGTTTCCGTTTAAAAATCATTATGTTTCTATAATTACTTTCACTTGTTTCAGATGTTTGGACTGTAATAATCTTTCTGTTTACACGTGTTAATACTGTTTAACAGTATTCTGAGATATGGTATGTGCACTCATTCTTGTACTtggattttgtttggtttattgcaGAATTGAATGCTGATTTATTAAAATCTTCATACATTAAAACCGGGTGCGACTCCATTCTTTAAATCCTCTGGCCTTCCATAATTCAATTTACTGATCCAGTCGAGGCCAAGATGGATGAAAAGAAAGCGAAACGACGAACCAGCAAGACGAGATTTACTCGACAAAGAAAAGTGTTTGAACAAAACGTAAAGCAAGATTCCTCCATAGAAGAATTCACAGAAGAATTCCAGAAACTTGAGGTTTTCTTCATGGAATTGCAGAACAGACACGATGAGTATTGTGAGACAATAGAAGATTGCGATGAATATGAGCAGGAGGAAGAATACATTCAGATCTGTATGGATGACTTCCAGCAGATAAAGCTGAAACTGAACCAGTTTAGAAAATCTCAACCAATCAAGTTGGCTGAAATTCCGCCTGCAAAAAGTGTTGCTGTACCAACTGACCATGATGCATCCCAAAGTACCGACTCCAACACTCAGCCAGAAAACAGCACTGCTGAACCGCAAGCTGAGCAGTCCTCTTCCCCACCGTAACCAGCGTTGGCTGAAGTAGAACAGCAGCAGACACCAAAAACCAGTACTGCTTCATGCAAGTTGAGACCGAGGTTGGAGAGACCCAAGATGCCAACATTCAATGGCGATGTCAGGGATTATCACACATTCAAAGATGACTTCAAGCACATGATAGATCCGATGTACAGTCCGAGAGACGCTGTCTCTATTCTGCGGAACAGTTTAACTGGCAAGCCACTGGAGTTGCTGAAGGGTATCGGAACTGATTATAGTTCATGTTGGGAGTACTTGGACATGTACTATGGTGATCCAAGGGTCATTTCAGACACAGTGGCCCAGGATCTGACCAAGTTTAAAGCGCTTAGCAACGGAGAAGATGGGCGCTTTTGTGAGTTTGCTCAACTTGTTAGGCGCAGCTTCAACGTCCTGAAACAAGTAGGGAAGGAATCAGACATGAATAATAATCACATGTTGGCCATGATCGAGAAGAAACTGACGCCAGAGGACAGGAAAGTATATGCCCGCATTGAACAGCAGAGCAGTGAACAGGCTAATCTCGAGGGACTTCTCAAATTCCTTGAGAACGAGACGAAAACCAGAAGACGGGTATCTGCCTCCATTAGGAGTATGaatacaacacctcagcaagccCGAGTGTATCTGACCGAAGGGCGACCAACCACATCAGTAAGGTGGAAAAGGTGCTGGGGTGTGAAACTGATAGTCACTGGCCTGATCAGTGTCCTGCCATACTGAAACTGACTCCTGAAGAGAGGTGGCGAAAGGTGAAAGATAATCGTGCATGTTTTTCCTGCATGAAGCGGGCCGGCAAAGGGCACAATATGAGTACATGTAACAGAAAAATGAAGTGCACAAAGTGTGATTCCCAGCATCACCATCTCCTACACAAAGTGAAAGCCGAATTTTCAGCGGCACCTAGTGCTCACGTGATGGCGTGCAACACCAAGTCAGAATTTACTGATGTTGCACTACCCTTGCTGACGACTGAAATTGGGGCACTTCAcaagaaaataactggaaacaTTGTGTTTGACTGTTGTGCAAGTGTAACCTTGGTCCGAGGGGCAACTGTACAAAGACTTGGGTTACAAGGTAAAGGCAAACCAATCAGCATCGACATCACCACTTTGGGTGGAAGGACCGAAACCCATGTAACCAGGCTGCATGAGATCAACGTCTACCGTGGAGAAAAGATATATAAAGTGTCAGCAGTAGAAGTTCCCGAAATAACTACAGCGCCTCCACTACCTGAGCAGTGCAGAGAAAAGGTCGAAAGCCATTTGGGAACGACAATTAGACGTGGTTGTGGACAAGTTGATATACTTCTAGGTGTTGATCATCCTGCTATGCATGGCGGTAAGACAGAGAAAATAGATGACTATGTCTTGAGAGATTCTCCACTTGGCTGGGTAATTCTCGGATCATCTAGTGAGGCGACAGCACGAACGTCCACTGTGCTACACATTCAGGTCACCGACAAGACTGACCTCAGTGAGTTTTGGTTTACTGAGGCGATGGGGGTGAGGTTCAAGAACTGTAACTGTAAGCCTTCAACTGACAAGCTGTTGACTCCAAATGACCAACGCCAGTTTGACAAGATTTGGGAGTCCTGTGAGAAAGTGGACAACCGATGGCTAGTTCCCTACCAATGGAAAAGGGATCCAAAAGAGCTCCCCGACAACAAGAGGCAGGCAATGGCGAAGCTATTGTCCATAGAGAAGAAGCTACAGAAAGAAGGGAACAACGCTCAACTGTATGATGATCAGATGAAAGAAATGGAGAAAAAGAGATTTTCGAGAAAGCTAACCACCGAAGAAATGAAGAAGTATGACGGTCTGGTCCATTACATCTCCCACCACCCAGTAATTCGTCCTGAGAAAAAGAGCACACCTGTTCGCATCGTCTTCAATGCCTCTGCTAGCTTCAATGGCCATCGACTGAATGACTACTGGGAAAAAGGACCTGATCTCCTCAATGATCTCTTGGGGTCTTATTCCGGTTCAGACAGTTTCCGATTGCTGTGTCAGGGGACATAGCAAAGATGTATCACCAAATCAGAATCCCCGAGCGTGATAAACACGTCCATAGGTTCCTTTGGAGGAGCTATGAAGACCGAGAACCTGATGTATATGTCAAGGAGGTGGTAACCTTTGGCGACATGCCAGCACCAGCTATGGCATTGACTGCATTGAAGAGAACAGCTGCCGAAGGAGCCAGAGACTACCCTGAGGCATCTAGAGTTTTGGACTGTGACACATACATGGACGACATATGTACCTCTACAAGATCCGTTGAGAAAGCTACACGTCTAACTAGCCAAATTGATGCAGTCCTGAATGCAGGTTGTTTCAAAGTAAAAGAGTGGGTGTCGAATACAAATTTGGCAGAAGAGAAGCCTGAAGAGAGACCAATCGTCGGACACACATCTACAGAAGAGCAGAAAGTTTTAGGCGTTGTATGGAACCCAGAGACAGACAGACTGAAATATCAAGTTACCAAGGCTGAAGAAAGGGAAGTAAACAGAGAAAAGAAGGAGAAAACTGTGCTAATGGTGAAGGAAGCGGCAGATGCAATAGACTGCAACAAGTTCTCCAGTTGGAGAAAGTTGATCCGTGTGACTGCATATGTCTTCCGTTTCATCTCGCATCTGAAATCGAAGCAGAGAGACCATGACGGTTCGTTAACAGTTGAAGAATTGACCTCTGCTGAGAACCACTGGCTGGTTGAGGCCCAGAAATCACTTCATGGGCGACTTGAGAAAGGAGAGTTTAAGTCACTTAGTCCATTTGTGAAAGACGGGATGACCTATGTTGGAGGAAGGGGTCATCTTAGAAAACTTTCTTATGACAGACAGCACCCTGTGCTACTCCCCAGAAGCCACCACATATCATACCTGATCACGAAGAATGTCCATGAGCGAGGGCACTACGGAGTAGCGACGACAGCAACCAAGGTCAGAAGCAAGTACTGGGTAACCGGCGGAACAAGCTTGGCAAAGAGTGTGAAATTCAGGTGTGTCATGTGCCGATTTTTGAGCGCAAAACAGaaacacagtacatgtacatggccaaTCTATTGAGAGAATGGCACCGTTTACACCACCTTTATACTACACGTCTTGTGACTACTTTGGACCGTTTGGTGTGAAAGTAGgccgaaacaaaacaacaaagcaCTACGGGGTAATTTTTACCTGCCTAAATACGCGAGCCGTGCATCTTGAAGTTGCCGTTGATTGTTCGACGATGGAATTTCTTCAAGTCCTTAGAAGATTTCTTGCTGTACGAGGTCACCCGAAGCTGATTCAGAGTGACAATGGAACCCAGTTTGTAGGGGCAGAAAGACAGTTGAGAGAGATGGTAAAGGGGTGGAATGTGACCAAGTTGAAGGACTTTTGTGCTGAGAGACAAATATGCTGGAAATTCACAACACCTCTTGCACCACATCAGAATGGATGTGCGGAAGCCTTAGTGAAGAGCTGTATGCGAGCTCTTAAGAAGGCTATTGGAGAACAACGGTTGACCCCATTTGAGCTTCAGACGTGTCTGCAAGAAGTGGCGAATCTTGTCAATGAAAGGCCCATTGGCAGGCATCCAACTGATCCTGATGATGGCAGCTACATCTGTCCGAATGATATTCTGCTTGGTCGAGCATCAAACAGGGTACCCCAGAGGCCATTCCGAACTAGCAGGAATCCCAGAGAGAGAGTTGAGTTTGTTCAACAAATTGTGACGTCCTTCTGGAAAACCTGGATAAGGGATGTTCATCCAGCTCTTGTTCCAAGGAAGAAGTGGTGTGTCCACAGACGAAATGTTTGTGTTGATGACGTTGTTATAATTCTTGCCGAGCCGAATCTTACCCGAGGGAAGTGGAACATTGGAAGAGTAACTGAGGTCTACCCAGGAGAAGACGGACATGTGCGCAATGTCAAGGTAACCACAGCTCATGGAGATTATCGCCGACCAATAACCAAGATCGCAGTTATTTACCCGGTTGAAGGATATGAGAACTGATGAACTGGTCTGTGACATCAACCTGTTTGTTATGTGACTTCCTCGCATAGGTGGGGAGGATGTTTCGTCGAGTTTTGTTTATTACGAACTgtcgcttgagggcgctataattGGCAACCGTTTTCCGATAAACGCATCAGTAACTGTATTTCTCGATAGCTTTACTGATATAAAAGGTTATCTAAACTGCTTAAATTTGTACTGATACTGCTTAGATTTACTGATCGGCGATTAGGGTGAGTGTTATAGAATTGTATTGTTGGCTAAGACTTTCAGTAGTTTCGTAGTATTAAAGATAATTCTAACGGTTTTTCTGCTCACTTGAGAAGTTGTaatatgttacatgtacatgcatttgATGCACGTCAAAGATCAAAGGTTAGAGTTCGGATGTTTATAAATCCGTTTTATAAGGTTCCAAGTTACAAGTTCTGCTTATGTAAGAATTTATGAATATTCTAGAGCAAGTATCATCGAGGCCAGGATTTGTTTACTGTAAATCAGTTGGGCATCATCTTATTGATTTAAAGGTGATTTGTTCAGGGTAAATTTAGTATACATTGCAGGTTCctgtatttaaaatgttttccttaTTTGTTTAGGGGATTACCGTTTTGATTAACTGAACTGTATGCTGTTTATCTGGACTGAACTATTATTGCTGAACTGTTACTGATCTGCTAGTTGTATCCGGTCACAGAAGTAAGTTAATGTTTCCGTTTAAAAATCATTATGTTTCTATAATTACTTTCACTTGTTTCAGATGTTTGGACTGTAATAATCTTTCTGTTTACACGTGTTAATACTGTTTAGCAGTATTCTGAGATATGGTATGTGCACTCATTCATGTACTtggattttgtttggtttattgcaGAATTGAATGCTGATTTATTAAAATCTTCATACATTAAACCCGGATGCGACTCCATTCTTTAAATCCTCTGGCCTTCCAATCTTCaattcgtcacgtgatatgaatattgcatacattaaaagtaatttacatagtctggccacgccttcaatttgcaaatatCCAAgacttggtgagcacaggacatggtgagatccggaaatcagagaaacagagcgcccgctagcgttcgttcattacaagcgtgtacagtttttgccgtgcataatcggaacgttggttgtgtgtgaccgcgcaacaccaatggtcttggaaccaagactatcaccacgagagggcgagtgtgatcgttcgattagctcttgtcggggGCTCACGCCACTCGGGTGAGCACCGCgtggtagacccagggaagcttaacgaacgcatcCATaatgtcactggttcccctctgcgctttacaatgttagcatggaacataatatgatatttggaccagtgaagaaaccatggtcgaGATCGGATCCAAATGTTCAACCACAGTCAACCAATGGCCCCACAACAACGTGGGACAAGTGTCGGTGGTTTTATAGAGACAaaattttgacttcacaaaatggccgaccgggttTCTTCGTAAAGGGGAaaacgtgcaatttcgaggcatagtgtatcatggaggaaaaaaaatcatgtttgtacccatcgcgccattcgtgcaaaataatCGAGCAAATAAACAAAAGCACGACGTCACAGGTGTGGGTTTAGGTTATAGATAATGTGACATGTGACATCACACGTTTAAAAAGAGCCAAATGTTCTGGACTTTCTgtaggcacgatttgtacacagctcaatagaagaaaacatacaattttctattttatggagattgcactgtctaattcatatcaacttt encodes:
- the LOC117305654 gene encoding uncharacterized protein LOC117305654; translation: MACNTKSEFTDVALPLLTTEIGALHKKITGNIVFDCCASVTLVRGATVQRLGLQGKGKPISIDITTLGGRTETHVTRLHEINVYRGEKIYKVSAVEVPEITTAPPLPEQCREKVESHLGTTIRRGCGQVDILLGVDHPAMHGGKTEKIDDYVLRDSPLGWVILGSSSEATARTSTVLHIQVTDKTDLSEFWFTEAMGVRFKNCNCKPSTDKLLTPNDQRQFDKIWESCEKVDNRWLVPYQWKRDPKELPDNKRQAMAKLLSIEKKLQKEGNNAQLYDDQMKEMEKKRFSRKLTTEEMKKYDGLVHYISHHPVIRPEKKSTPVRIVFNASASFNGHRLNDYWEKGPDLLNDLLGSYSGSDSFRLLCQGT